One Tolypothrix bouteillei VB521301 DNA window includes the following coding sequences:
- a CDS encoding ABC transporter ATP-binding protein, protein MAKSRRLAKLGAYLRPHWRDATLGIISLLIVNGLGVYIPLLIRDTIEKLSTDFSASQISYFVIRIVLFTSAMWLIRMASRIWIFGVGRQVEFDLKQKIFEHLLKLEPSYFASHTAGDLISRATSDLDNIRRLLGFAVLSLANTLFAYTLTLPVMIAISVDLTLASLAIYPLMFLLVHLFSNRLRNEQLAVQEKLSNMSELIQEDISGIALIKIYAQEENERRAFAERNEELLQANLSLAKSRNTLFPLIGGLATISSLIIIWLGANRIAAGTLAVGDFVALLLYVERLVFPTALLGFTITTYQRGEVSIDRIETIFTVQPKIKDTSDAIRLPKEKVQGQLTAKNLSFTYPGYSTPALNDVNFNISPGELVAIVGAIGSGKSTLANALPRLLDIEPGQLFLDGVDITKIALSDLRSAIAFVPQDSFLFSTTIKNNVRYGDPIIEQVEVEAAAKLAQIHPEIMNFPQQYETIVGERGITLSGGQRQRTALSRALLVDAPILVLDDALSSVDNQTATKILNNLSSGTQKKTVVFITHQLSAAAAADRIFVMDKGKIVQTGTQVQLLQQPGLYRQLWSQHQVEELLH, encoded by the coding sequence GCAAAATCACGACGGCTTGCTAAACTTGGTGCATACCTGCGTCCTCATTGGCGGGATGCAACTTTAGGGATTATCTCTTTATTGATCGTCAACGGGTTGGGCGTTTACATCCCTTTATTGATCCGTGACACCATAGAGAAGCTCTCTACAGACTTTAGTGCGAGCCAAATATCATATTTTGTTATAAGAATAGTATTGTTTACTTCAGCCATGTGGCTGATCCGTATGGCTTCTCGCATATGGATATTTGGTGTGGGACGTCAGGTTGAATTTGACCTGAAACAAAAGATTTTTGAGCACTTACTGAAATTAGAACCATCATATTTTGCCAGTCATACTGCAGGGGATCTGATTAGTCGGGCAACAAGCGATCTAGATAACATTCGTCGGTTATTGGGTTTTGCGGTTCTCAGTTTGGCAAATACCCTATTTGCTTACACGCTCACTTTACCAGTGATGATAGCAATTAGTGTGGATCTGACATTAGCATCATTGGCAATATATCCCTTGATGTTTTTGTTGGTTCATTTGTTTAGCAATCGCCTTCGGAACGAGCAACTTGCCGTACAAGAGAAACTTTCTAATATGAGCGAACTGATCCAAGAGGATATCAGCGGAATTGCGCTGATAAAAATCTACGCTCAAGAAGAAAATGAACGCCGAGCTTTTGCCGAGAGAAACGAAGAGTTATTGCAAGCTAACCTAAGCCTCGCAAAAAGCAGGAATACATTGTTTCCACTCATTGGCGGTCTGGCGACTATTAGTTCTTTAATTATTATTTGGCTGGGAGCAAACCGGATAGCAGCCGGAACTCTTGCTGTTGGTGATTTTGTTGCGCTGTTACTCTATGTTGAACGTCTCGTTTTTCCCACCGCATTGTTAGGCTTTACCATCACGACATACCAGAGGGGGGAAGTCAGTATCGATCGCATTGAAACAATTTTCACCGTTCAACCCAAAATTAAAGACACCTCAGACGCTATTCGTTTGCCAAAAGAGAAAGTTCAGGGACAACTAACAGCTAAAAATTTAAGTTTTACCTATCCTGGTTACTCCACACCCGCACTAAATGACGTTAACTTTAACATATCCCCTGGTGAATTGGTAGCAATTGTGGGTGCTATTGGTTCGGGCAAATCCACTTTAGCAAATGCTTTGCCAAGACTGTTAGATATTGAACCGGGGCAACTATTTTTAGATGGTGTAGATATTACTAAAATAGCCTTGAGCGATTTAAGAAGCGCTATTGCTTTTGTTCCCCAAGATAGTTTTCTTTTCAGTACCACTATTAAGAACAACGTTCGTTATGGAGATCCAATTATCGAACAAGTCGAGGTAGAAGCAGCAGCCAAACTCGCACAAATTCATCCAGAAATTATGAACTTTCCCCAACAGTATGAAACAATAGTTGGCGAACGCGGCATAACTTTATCTGGGGGACAGCGTCAAAGGACTGCTTTGTCTAGAGCCTTACTAGTTGATGCTCCTATCTTAGTGTTAGATGATGCCCTTTCTAGTGTTGATAACCAAACCGCTACAAAAATTTTAAATAATCTTTCTAGCGGCACGCAAAAGAAAACAGTCGTTTTTATCACCCATCAGTTGTCTGCGGCGGCGGCGGCTGACCGAATTTTTGTTATGGATAAAGGTAAGATTGTTCAGACAGGAACGCAAGTGCAACTTTTGCAGCAACCCGGTCTTTACAGACAATTATGGAGCCAGCATCAGGTTGAGGAATTGCTGCATTAG
- a CDS encoding trifunctional serine/threonine-protein kinase/ATP-binding protein/sensor histidine kinase: protein MTTTLSGYQLLETVHFGSKTVIYRGRRDTDNASVIVKTLVDEHPSLEDIARLRHEYQILELLQIPGIVKPYELKNYQHSLALVMENVPGSLLKEVIANQTTNLITFLKVAINLAHTLGELHGQQIIHKDIKPHNILINPESGEVKLIDFSISSRLDKENPTLSNPNCLEGTLAYMSPEQTGRMNRAIDYRTDFYSLGVTLYEMLTGTLPFQTTDPMELVHCHIAKMPAVPCKATVCRVLENVPEAITAIILKLLAKTAEERYQSAWGLKADLEECLFQLQTVGKITNFVLGRRDKSGQFLIPQKLYGREAEVATLMAAFERVADGRSEMMLVSGYSGIGKTSVINEVHKPIVGARGYFIAGKFDQFKRNIPYASLIQAFRSLIGQLLTESEVQIQAWKEKLLTALGENGQIIIDVIPEVELIIGTQPPVAQLDAAESQNRFNRVFRQFIGVFTSQDHPLVVFLDDLQWADSASLNLIELLMTDRDRQYLLLTGAYRDNEVSPTHPLIMSLNKIQTAGAVVNNIVLSPLQLTDVEALISDTLNNTEHTQSLAGLLFHKTGGNPFFLTQLLKTLHQEDLLTYNFHSGLWQWNIQHIQAIGITDLNVVELTARNIRKLSIETQKVLKLAACIGSTFNLDVLAIVNESSPLTTAAQLWSALQAGLILPLTQDYKIPLVFGQEESGKISLTDVKVDYKFLHDRVQQAAYSLIPDAEKKVTHLKIGQLLLNNTSLEARQENIFALVNQLNYGNDLLTNEKEKHEIAELNLMAGERAKAATAHDSAIKYLQAGIRLLASDSWESHYQLTLALYQEAAEVAFLSGNFDEMQKFATTVQQQAKNLLDTVKVCEVQIQAYIGQNKIQQAINTGLQVLNMLGIEFPEKVEPSDIGEGLEETALLLSGKEPSDLINLPQMTEPKKLAALRMLTRLFSAAYLGTPELVPLVVCKQVNLLVQYGNASVSPYAYSLYGFLLCGVVGDIERGYQFGQLALDLCSKLNAKAVYTRTYQTVNLFIRHWQEHISNTLTTFQSVYSNGVETGDLEWAAYAAFQYCFQSYLVGKQLTVVERDMASYWNAIDKIKQETALNYHEIHWQAVLNIMGKSENPCVMSGEAYDEQKMLPIHQQTNDQVAIQFLYFHKLQLCYWFENYSQALGHITHIENSLGAAAGQIIFALFYFYDSLVRLAVYANIPKSEQQDIIARVQANQEKIQKWAHHAPMNHLHKFYLVEAERYRVLDEKLAAIEMYDKAIALARENEYINEEALACELAAKFYLSWDKQSIAKTYMTDAYYCYMRWGAVAKVKDLEAKYPYLITRSQNIQNSATKHLELAQTSSTTTGDSHLLDFMTVMKASQVLSEEMMLTRLLEKLLKNVIENAGAVRGYFIAKHENQWMLEAIGMVESKDVSVVISSQLETDSPLLPIALFNYVERTKENLVLDEAVKDLRFANDAYIITHQSKSILCLPLIHSGKFTGIVYLENNLISGAFTPERVKVLSLLTAQISIAIDNARLYTNLQTYLQELEVKNAALQASEMREREKASQLQQYLDKLQKAQAQLVQTEKMSSLGQLVAGVAHEINNPVNFIYGNLNHANEYTRELLGLLALYQTHYPSPHPEIQEESEAIDLEFLMEDLPKLLSSMRIGADRIRKIVASLRTFSRMDESERKAVNIHDGIDSTLMILQHRLKAKSEHPAIEIIKDYGNLPLVECYAGELNQVFMNVLSNAIDALEDSLVNNSEKITTPTITIHTQQVNAHQVEIRISDNGIGMSEAVRQRLFDPFFTTKPVGKGTGMGLSISYQIVTEKHRGLLFCKSELGQGTEFTICIPISQETNNNIL, encoded by the coding sequence ATGACAACAACATTATCTGGTTATCAACTTCTGGAAACCGTTCACTTCGGCAGTAAAACCGTTATTTATCGCGGACGGCGAGATACCGATAACGCATCCGTTATTGTCAAAACTCTTGTTGATGAACATCCATCTTTAGAAGACATTGCACGACTGCGCCACGAATATCAAATTCTCGAGCTGCTGCAAATTCCCGGCATTGTTAAACCCTACGAATTAAAGAATTATCAGCATAGCCTAGCTTTGGTGATGGAAAACGTTCCTGGTAGTTTGCTCAAAGAAGTCATTGCCAATCAAACAACTAACTTGATTACTTTCCTGAAAGTGGCAATTAATCTCGCACACACCTTAGGAGAACTGCACGGTCAACAAATTATTCACAAAGATATTAAGCCACACAATATTCTCATCAATCCTGAATCTGGGGAAGTCAAACTAATTGATTTCAGTATTTCCTCGCGCCTCGATAAAGAAAATCCTACCTTGAGCAATCCAAATTGCCTGGAAGGTACATTGGCCTATATGTCGCCCGAGCAAACAGGCAGAATGAATCGAGCTATTGACTATCGCACTGACTTTTACTCATTGGGGGTGACGTTGTATGAAATGCTGACAGGTACTTTACCATTTCAGACTACCGACCCAATGGAATTGGTACACTGCCACATTGCCAAAATGCCCGCTGTACCTTGTAAAGCAACAGTGTGCCGCGTTCTGGAAAATGTCCCTGAGGCAATTACGGCAATTATTTTAAAGTTGTTAGCGAAAACAGCAGAGGAGCGGTATCAAAGCGCTTGGGGACTGAAAGCCGATTTAGAGGAATGCTTGTTTCAACTACAAACGGTTGGCAAGATTACAAATTTTGTATTGGGAAGGCGGGATAAATCGGGGCAATTTTTGATTCCACAAAAGTTATACGGACGTGAAGCAGAAGTTGCCACCTTGATGGCTGCATTTGAGCGAGTGGCAGACGGTAGAAGCGAAATGATGCTTGTTTCTGGTTATTCAGGGATTGGTAAAACTAGCGTTATCAATGAAGTTCATAAACCGATTGTGGGCGCACGAGGTTATTTTATTGCAGGCAAGTTTGACCAGTTCAAGCGCAATATTCCCTATGCATCCTTAATTCAAGCATTTCGATCTTTGATCGGGCAATTACTTACCGAAAGTGAAGTCCAAATCCAAGCATGGAAAGAGAAACTATTAACTGCTTTGGGAGAAAACGGACAAATAATTATCGATGTAATTCCCGAAGTCGAACTAATTATTGGGACTCAGCCGCCTGTAGCACAGTTGGATGCGGCAGAATCGCAAAATAGGTTCAATCGTGTCTTTAGGCAATTTATCGGCGTATTCACCAGCCAAGACCATCCTTTGGTTGTCTTTCTTGATGATTTGCAGTGGGCAGATTCAGCATCATTGAATTTAATTGAGCTATTGATGACCGATCGCGATCGCCAATACTTATTATTAACTGGAGCATACCGCGATAACGAAGTTTCGCCCACCCATCCACTGATAATGAGTTTGAACAAGATTCAAACAGCGGGTGCTGTGGTGAATAACATTGTCTTATCACCGTTACAGTTAACCGATGTAGAAGCGTTAATTAGCGACACTTTGAATAACACAGAACATACTCAGTCACTAGCAGGATTGCTATTTCACAAAACTGGAGGAAACCCGTTTTTCTTAACACAACTGCTGAAAACTCTACATCAAGAAGACTTGTTAACGTACAACTTCCATTCAGGTTTGTGGCAGTGGAATATCCAACACATTCAAGCAATTGGGATTACTGACCTGAATGTGGTTGAACTGACAGCCAGAAACATTCGCAAACTTTCAATAGAAACGCAAAAAGTATTAAAACTTGCTGCTTGTATTGGCAGCACATTTAACCTAGATGTCTTGGCAATTGTTAACGAATCATCACCGCTAACTACTGCGGCGCAACTGTGGTCTGCTCTGCAAGCTGGATTAATTTTACCATTAACTCAAGACTATAAAATTCCTCTAGTGTTTGGTCAAGAAGAATCAGGCAAGATTAGCTTAACGGATGTCAAAGTTGATTACAAGTTCTTACATGACCGAGTACAGCAAGCTGCATATTCTTTGATTCCTGATGCAGAGAAAAAAGTAACACACCTAAAAATCGGTCAATTATTATTAAATAACACTTCACTAGAAGCACGACAAGAAAATATTTTTGCTCTCGTAAATCAACTTAATTACGGAAATGATTTACTAACAAATGAAAAAGAAAAACATGAAATTGCAGAACTGAATTTGATGGCAGGAGAAAGAGCAAAAGCAGCTACGGCACATGATTCTGCCATTAAATATTTGCAAGCAGGTATAAGACTATTAGCATCTGATAGTTGGGAAAGTCACTATCAACTGACATTAGCATTGTATCAAGAAGCAGCAGAAGTGGCATTTTTAAGCGGTAATTTTGACGAAATGCAGAAATTTGCTACGACGGTGCAACAACAAGCTAAAAACCTGTTAGACACAGTGAAAGTATGTGAAGTCCAGATTCAAGCTTATATTGGGCAAAATAAAATTCAACAAGCAATTAATACGGGGCTACAAGTTTTAAATATGTTGGGGATAGAGTTTCCCGAAAAGGTGGAACCTTCCGATATTGGGGAGGGGCTAGAGGAAACTGCATTACTTTTAAGTGGAAAGGAACCTTCTGACTTAATTAACCTACCTCAAATGACCGAGCCCAAGAAACTTGCAGCTTTGAGGATGTTAACACGTCTATTTAGTGCGGCTTACTTGGGTACTCCAGAGTTGGTTCCTCTAGTGGTCTGCAAACAAGTTAATCTATTGGTTCAATATGGTAATGCTTCTGTATCTCCCTATGCATACTCCCTTTATGGCTTTCTGCTGTGTGGGGTTGTGGGAGATATTGAGCGTGGGTATCAGTTTGGTCAATTAGCTTTGGATTTATGCTCAAAATTGAATGCTAAAGCAGTTTACACAAGAACTTACCAAACGGTAAATCTATTCATTCGCCATTGGCAAGAACATATCAGCAATACTTTAACAACTTTTCAATCAGTTTACTCTAACGGAGTAGAAACGGGAGATTTAGAATGGGCTGCCTATGCTGCATTTCAGTACTGCTTCCAATCATATTTGGTTGGCAAGCAACTTACTGTTGTTGAACGAGACATGGCAAGTTACTGGAATGCTATTGATAAAATCAAGCAAGAAACTGCACTTAATTATCACGAAATCCATTGGCAAGCAGTTTTAAACATCATGGGAAAGTCTGAAAATCCTTGCGTGATGAGCGGTGAAGCCTACGATGAGCAGAAAATGTTACCCATTCATCAGCAAACCAATGACCAAGTAGCTATTCAATTTTTATATTTTCATAAACTTCAGCTTTGTTATTGGTTTGAAAATTACTCTCAAGCGCTGGGACATATTACTCATATCGAAAATTCTTTGGGTGCAGCGGCTGGACAAATAATTTTTGCACTCTTCTATTTCTATGATTCTCTGGTGCGGTTAGCAGTGTATGCTAATATTCCAAAATCGGAGCAACAGGACATTATCGCTCGCGTCCAGGCAAATCAAGAAAAAATACAAAAGTGGGCGCATCATGCCCCAATGAATCATTTACATAAATTCTATTTAGTAGAAGCAGAACGATATCGGGTTTTAGATGAAAAATTAGCAGCAATTGAGATGTACGATAAAGCGATCGCACTTGCTCGAGAAAACGAGTACATCAACGAAGAAGCATTAGCCTGCGAACTAGCAGCTAAATTCTATCTTTCATGGGATAAACAAAGTATTGCCAAAACATACATGACAGATGCTTACTACTGCTATATGCGTTGGGGTGCTGTTGCTAAAGTCAAAGATTTAGAAGCGAAATATCCGTATCTAATTACGCGATCGCAAAACATACAAAACTCAGCAACAAAACATTTAGAACTGGCTCAAACGAGTTCCACAACTACCGGAGACTCTCATCTGCTTGACTTTATGACAGTGATGAAAGCTTCACAAGTGCTGTCAGAAGAAATGATGCTAACTCGCTTGCTAGAAAAATTGCTGAAAAATGTCATCGAAAATGCTGGTGCTGTCCGAGGTTACTTTATTGCTAAGCATGAAAATCAGTGGATGCTAGAAGCAATAGGAATGGTTGAAAGTAAGGACGTTAGTGTTGTCATTAGCTCACAGTTAGAAACAGATTCACCTTTACTACCAATTGCTTTATTCAACTATGTTGAGAGAACTAAAGAAAACCTAGTTTTAGATGAGGCTGTCAAAGACTTGCGTTTTGCAAATGATGCTTATATCATCACACATCAATCTAAATCGATTTTATGTTTGCCACTCATTCATTCTGGCAAGTTTACTGGTATTGTTTACTTGGAAAATAACCTGATTTCTGGTGCTTTTACTCCAGAACGGGTGAAGGTACTGAGTTTATTAACTGCACAAATTTCAATCGCAATTGATAACGCTCGTCTCTATACCAATTTGCAAACTTACTTACAAGAACTCGAAGTTAAAAACGCAGCTTTGCAAGCATCCGAAATGCGAGAGCGAGAAAAAGCTTCTCAACTTCAACAATATCTCGACAAACTCCAAAAAGCACAGGCTCAACTCGTGCAAACAGAGAAAATGTCTAGCTTAGGACAATTAGTTGCTGGCGTTGCTCATGAAATTAACAATCCAGTCAATTTTATATATGGCAACCTCAACCATGCTAACGAATACACCCGAGAGTTACTAGGACTACTGGCGCTCTATCAAACACATTACCCATCTCCTCATCCAGAAATTCAGGAAGAATCAGAAGCAATTGATTTGGAATTTCTGATGGAAGATTTGCCCAAACTACTATCTTCCATGCGAATAGGCGCAGATCGAATTCGTAAAATTGTCGCTTCTCTACGAACCTTCTCGCGCATGGATGAATCTGAAAGAAAAGCAGTGAATATTCATGACGGCATTGACAGTACTTTGATGATCCTGCAACATCGTTTGAAAGCGAAATCAGAGCATCCAGCTATTGAGATTATCAAAGATTATGGCAACCTGCCCCTAGTGGAATGCTATGCAGGAGAATTAAATCAGGTATTTATGAATGTTTTGAGTAATGCTATTGATGCGTTGGAAGATTCATTAGTGAATAATTCAGAAAAAATAACCACTCCAACAATTACTATTCATACTCAACAAGTTAATGCTCATCAAGTGGAAATCCGCATTTCGGACAACGGTATCGGGATGTCAGAGGCTGTTAGACAACGCCTATTCGATCCTTTCTTCACTACAAAACCTGTAGGTAAAGGCACTGGTATGGGCTTGTCGATTAGCTATCAAATTGTCACTGAAAAACACCGTGGTTTACTCTTTTGCAAGTCTGAACTAGGTCAGGGTACAGAATTTACTATCTGTATTCCAATTTCGCAGGAAACCAATAACAACATTCTCTAG
- a CDS encoding clan AA aspartic protease encodes MIYGRLIDHKAIVPVIFRFPQQPDFSVDFAIDTGFNGYLTLPPQAVSAMNLPLYSSTPIRLADGSEALSAIHLLTIVWDDVEKVVLILASGYKPLLGTAMMEGYHLEIDFEDNGVVSLEKIQSPMS; translated from the coding sequence ATGATTTACGGAAGATTGATTGACCACAAGGCAATAGTTCCAGTGATTTTCCGTTTCCCACAACAACCGGATTTTTCTGTGGATTTTGCCATTGATACTGGATTCAACGGCTATCTTACCTTACCACCACAAGCAGTTAGTGCAATGAATCTTCCTCTATATTCCAGTACACCTATAAGGTTAGCTGACGGTAGCGAAGCTTTATCAGCTATACATTTATTGACTATTGTTTGGGATGACGTAGAAAAAGTAGTCCTAATTTTAGCTTCTGGTTATAAACCTTTACTGGGAACTGCGATGATGGAAGGATATCATCTAGAGATAGATTTTGAAGACAATGGTGTGGTTTCGTTAGAAAAAATACAATCTCCAATGTCATAA
- a CDS encoding MFS transporter produces MPTATASVGKIRWRISIVLAVTVFVNYLDRNNLSLALPQIARDFGWSDREIGSNGEWLLGAFFLSYGLSNMLLSPLAERFSPKRSTIAAIAAFSLFTILCAPLGQSLTALIVLRLLLGFGEGVHIPMLSAITSHWFPDTERSRANAIWGLGIILATASAPLLIVPSIYSIGWRPTFALLGAVGMLVSIPLVWFFVQDEPHQNHSVNDMELVYIRTGQGSAENAGMRRQRGSYLRDRRFWLVVLGGTLNAFCAFGTLNWLPTYFNRAKGIDFEQLGWPLTFIFAAGIAGIVVMAYLGDKLQRRILLASIGFFVAGIMVYIASSVNALGFLVLFFAIAVFFQSAYGAQEYAIVQCLLPPNRVGAGTGLYNGLSVLFGGVGGSLIPGSIVAATGSFNAAILSIVVGALLAATVMFLLARMIQY; encoded by the coding sequence ATGCCAACAGCCACAGCATCCGTTGGGAAAATACGGTGGCGCATTTCAATAGTTCTCGCTGTCACAGTATTCGTCAACTACTTAGATCGCAACAATCTCTCGCTAGCACTACCACAAATTGCTCGCGATTTTGGTTGGAGCGATCGCGAAATTGGTTCAAATGGTGAATGGCTGTTGGGGGCATTCTTTTTATCATATGGATTGTCAAATATGCTCCTCAGCCCACTAGCCGAACGGTTTAGTCCCAAACGCAGCACAATTGCAGCCATAGCAGCATTTTCTTTATTCACAATTTTGTGTGCGCCGTTGGGACAGTCCCTCACTGCACTGATCGTTCTGCGCTTGCTGTTGGGGTTTGGCGAGGGAGTTCATATCCCAATGCTGAGTGCAATTACCAGCCATTGGTTTCCAGACACGGAGAGATCGCGAGCAAATGCGATTTGGGGTCTTGGAATTATCCTTGCTACCGCATCTGCTCCCCTACTTATCGTTCCGTCAATTTACTCTATTGGTTGGCGTCCTACCTTTGCGTTATTAGGTGCAGTCGGGATGCTAGTGTCAATTCCACTCGTTTGGTTTTTTGTGCAGGATGAACCGCATCAAAACCATAGCGTAAACGATATGGAGTTAGTATATATTCGCACCGGACAGGGAAGTGCTGAGAATGCAGGAATGAGAAGACAAAGAGGAAGTTATTTGCGCGATCGCCGATTTTGGTTGGTTGTTTTGGGCGGTACCCTCAATGCCTTCTGTGCCTTTGGTACACTCAACTGGTTGCCAACTTACTTTAACCGTGCCAAAGGTATTGACTTCGAGCAATTGGGATGGCCACTAACATTCATTTTTGCAGCTGGAATCGCAGGTATTGTTGTCATGGCATACTTGGGAGATAAACTTCAGCGCCGAATACTGCTTGCAAGCATTGGTTTTTTTGTTGCTGGTATTATGGTTTACATTGCATCAAGTGTTAATGCGTTAGGTTTCTTAGTGCTGTTCTTTGCGATCGCAGTCTTCTTCCAAAGTGCATATGGTGCTCAAGAATACGCAATTGTTCAATGCCTGTTACCTCCCAACCGAGTGGGTGCTGGTACGGGACTGTACAATGGTCTTTCCGTTCTCTTTGGAGGTGTTGGCGGTTCCCTTATTCCTGGTTCAATTGTGGCGGCAACTGGTAGTTTTAACGCTGCAATTTTAAGTATTGTTGTCGGTGCTTTGCTAGCAGCCACTGTAATGTTTCTGTTGGCACGGATGATTCAGTACTGA